The following coding sequences are from one Verrucosispora sp. WMMD573 window:
- a CDS encoding DUF58 domain-containing protein: MGITARGIGLLVAAVLLLGVGFRFGYPELTLLGAAAGTAVAAALLAAARQPRLLVSRQAEPDRVARGEPAKMTLTVRNAGRLRAASMLAADRCGDRPVPVPVLRLRPGADTTVSYPVPTSRRGVVPVGPLRVTRRDPLGLVVLARSYGEVVPVWVYPRIHPLRAVPTGAGRSLDGRVDAVPHGSITFDSLREYVVGDELRRVHWRTSARVGELMVRENVDTSLPRIVVLLDNRAAAHPDRVGAVAESFESACEAAASVVTAAVREDLPVVLLFVAAEDAPAGPIGTGPGGGGAGSGGPGAAAGGGSETGPSGPLDRLAAVALTNEGTLAAAAARLRRDRLGDTLVVLTGPGATEDLGHVGALRGAYPSVVVGIFGAAEPTPPGTAGLVVVDAVDGAAFAAEWDGVRRW, translated from the coding sequence GTGGGGATCACCGCCCGGGGCATCGGTCTGCTCGTCGCGGCGGTGCTGCTGCTGGGGGTGGGTTTCCGGTTCGGGTATCCGGAGTTGACGTTGCTCGGCGCGGCGGCCGGCACCGCGGTGGCGGCCGCCCTGCTCGCGGCGGCCCGGCAGCCCCGGCTGCTGGTGTCCCGGCAGGCCGAACCGGACCGGGTGGCCCGGGGCGAGCCGGCCAAGATGACGTTGACCGTACGCAACGCGGGAAGGCTGCGGGCGGCGAGCATGCTGGCCGCCGACCGCTGCGGTGACCGGCCGGTGCCGGTGCCGGTGTTGCGGCTGCGGCCCGGCGCGGACACCACGGTCAGCTACCCGGTCCCGACCAGCCGGCGTGGGGTGGTGCCGGTCGGCCCGCTGCGGGTGACCCGCCGCGATCCGCTCGGCCTGGTGGTGCTGGCCCGTTCCTACGGCGAGGTCGTGCCGGTGTGGGTGTACCCGCGGATCCATCCGCTACGGGCGGTGCCCACCGGCGCGGGCCGCAGTCTCGACGGGCGGGTCGACGCGGTACCGCATGGCTCGATCACCTTCGACTCGCTGCGGGAGTACGTCGTCGGTGACGAGTTGCGGCGGGTGCACTGGCGCACCAGCGCCCGGGTGGGTGAGCTGATGGTGCGGGAGAACGTGGACACCAGCCTGCCCCGGATCGTGGTGCTGCTGGACAATCGGGCCGCCGCGCATCCGGACCGGGTCGGCGCGGTGGCGGAGTCGTTCGAGTCGGCCTGCGAGGCGGCGGCGTCGGTGGTCACCGCGGCGGTCCGCGAGGATCTGCCGGTGGTGCTGCTGTTCGTCGCCGCCGAGGACGCGCCCGCCGGACCGATCGGTACCGGTCCGGGTGGCGGCGGGGCGGGCAGCGGTGGTCCAGGCGCTGCGGCGGGTGGCGGGTCGGAAACCGGTCCGAGTGGACCGCTGGACCGGTTGGCGGCGGTGGCGCTGACCAACGAGGGCACGCTGGCGGCTGCGGCGGCACGGCTGCGCAGAGACCGCCTCGGCGACACCCTTGTCGTGCTCACCGGACCGGGAGCGACCGAGGATCTGGGTCACGTCGGCGCGCTGCGCGGCGCGTACCCATCGGTGGTGGTGGGGATCTTCGGTGCGGCGGAGCCGACGCCGCCGGGTACCGCCGGCCTGGTCGTCGTCGACGCGGTCGACGGGGCGGCCTTCGCCGCCGAGTGGGACGGGGTACGCCGGTGGTGA
- a CDS encoding transglutaminase domain-containing protein, producing MVTLAGAVLGRVYAGPLLTMLVAGAAVGSVLVSVLTRRLPSWLVAPVSVLAMLGWTAVSLRVAAVDAQLPGGFVEVAGDAAGNAIPRLLTAMIPVAATPDTVLLPVVAAWLAGLAGAEVALRAGRVLLGYLPPVLLHAGAVYVVGPNAQPAIGATVALVVTAALGLAVSSRPADGDPADGLPPAVRSGVRVRLAVASAAGTAVVVALAALLGPAVAALVDTRPVDPRRYVEPPQVETLDENPLIRISGWALNPEQELFQVATDRPDDPGSTGPTDDAVTGSAGVRIRLAVLSDYDGVTWRVGATYRNAGRILPASEPAPHTTVETVRQEITVGDLSGRLLPAVPTPREVSGARVAYDPGTGTLIRPDGLTPGLRYTVTSARESPDNNLLATANTPAGDAVARVLHVPDGAPEQLRRLAAQLAEENGAPYARAAAIEQWLAEHYRLVADAPSGHAYPNLAFFLFGPRDGGGQRGTSEQFAASFAVLGRLSGLPTRVVVGFAAPGSGPVRAADAYAWPEVLFDGLGWVAFDPLPRPDEQPRPVEEDFRPQPEDPPPSEQPEPTLEPTASPPAQAAPGGPTDSGGIPVPVLVGGTGGGLLLVVVALLITLAGLRRAQTRARLHRGDPVHRIAGAWRELTDALRLAGRPVAADLSATEVAAVANRTLAEAIRRDVVTAEAASTDGTADEERPMSTAVQLAVDDLAALINQVGFAPGTATAEQAEVAAEAATTYSATLRAARPHWRRLLWSVRPGPLRWPR from the coding sequence ATGGTCACGCTGGCCGGTGCGGTGCTCGGCCGGGTGTACGCGGGGCCGCTGCTGACGATGCTGGTGGCCGGCGCGGCCGTCGGGTCGGTGCTGGTCAGCGTGCTGACCCGGCGGCTGCCGTCCTGGCTGGTGGCACCGGTGTCGGTGCTGGCGATGCTCGGGTGGACGGCGGTGAGCCTGCGGGTGGCCGCCGTCGACGCGCAGCTGCCGGGTGGGTTCGTCGAGGTGGCCGGCGACGCCGCCGGCAACGCCATCCCCCGGCTGCTGACCGCGATGATCCCGGTGGCGGCCACGCCGGACACGGTCCTGCTGCCGGTGGTCGCCGCCTGGCTGGCCGGGCTGGCCGGTGCGGAGGTGGCGCTGCGGGCCGGCCGGGTGCTGCTGGGCTATCTGCCGCCGGTGCTGCTGCACGCCGGTGCCGTGTACGTGGTCGGACCGAACGCGCAGCCGGCGATCGGTGCGACGGTGGCGTTGGTGGTGACGGCCGCGCTCGGGTTGGCGGTGTCGTCCCGGCCGGCGGACGGTGACCCCGCCGACGGGCTTCCCCCGGCGGTGCGGTCCGGGGTACGGGTCCGGCTGGCGGTGGCCTCGGCCGCCGGTACGGCGGTGGTGGTGGCGCTGGCGGCGCTGCTCGGCCCGGCGGTGGCCGCCCTGGTGGACACCCGCCCGGTGGATCCCCGGCGGTATGTGGAGCCGCCGCAGGTGGAGACGCTTGACGAGAACCCGCTGATCCGGATCTCCGGTTGGGCGTTGAACCCGGAGCAGGAACTGTTCCAGGTGGCGACCGACCGCCCCGACGATCCCGGCTCGACAGGCCCGACCGATGACGCGGTGACGGGCAGTGCCGGGGTGCGGATCAGGCTGGCCGTGCTGAGCGACTACGACGGGGTCACCTGGCGGGTGGGCGCGACCTACCGCAATGCCGGCCGGATCCTGCCCGCCAGCGAACCGGCCCCGCACACCACCGTCGAAACCGTCCGCCAGGAGATCACCGTCGGGGACCTCAGTGGACGACTGTTGCCCGCGGTGCCCACCCCACGCGAGGTCAGCGGCGCCCGGGTCGCCTACGACCCGGGCACCGGCACCCTGATCCGTCCCGACGGTCTCACCCCCGGACTGCGCTACACGGTGACCTCGGCCCGGGAGAGTCCCGACAACAACCTGCTGGCCACCGCGAACACCCCGGCCGGCGACGCGGTGGCCCGGGTGCTGCACGTGCCCGACGGGGCACCGGAGCAACTGCGACGGCTGGCCGCCCAGTTGGCCGAGGAGAACGGCGCACCGTACGCGCGGGCGGCGGCGATCGAGCAGTGGCTGGCCGAGCACTACCGGCTGGTCGCCGACGCGCCGAGCGGGCATGCCTACCCGAACCTGGCGTTCTTCCTGTTCGGTCCGCGCGACGGCGGGGGACAGCGCGGCACGTCCGAACAGTTCGCGGCGTCGTTCGCGGTGCTGGGTCGGCTCTCCGGGCTGCCGACCCGGGTGGTGGTCGGGTTCGCCGCTCCCGGGTCGGGTCCGGTGCGGGCCGCCGACGCGTACGCCTGGCCGGAGGTGCTCTTCGACGGTCTCGGCTGGGTGGCGTTCGATCCGCTGCCCCGGCCGGACGAGCAGCCCCGCCCGGTGGAGGAGGACTTCCGCCCCCAGCCGGAGGACCCGCCGCCGTCGGAGCAGCCGGAGCCCACCCTGGAGCCGACCGCCTCGCCGCCGGCGCAGGCCGCTCCCGGTGGCCCCACGGACAGCGGGGGCATCCCGGTACCGGTGCTGGTCGGTGGCACCGGCGGTGGTCTGCTGCTCGTCGTCGTGGCGCTGCTGATCACCCTCGCCGGGCTACGCCGGGCACAGACCCGGGCCCGCCTGCACCGGGGTGACCCCGTACACCGCATCGCCGGCGCCTGGCGGGAGCTTACCGACGCGCTGCGGCTGGCCGGCCGACCGGTCGCTGCGGACCTGTCCGCCACCGAGGTCGCCGCCGTGGCTAACCGAACCCTGGCCGAGGCCATCCGTCGCGACGTCGTCACCGCCGAAGCCGCTTCCACCGATGGCACCGCCGACGAGGAACGTCCGATGTCGACGGCGGTGCAGCTCGCCGTCGATGACCTCGCCGCGCTGATCAATCAGGTCGGCTTCGCGCCCGGCACGGCTACCGCCGAACAGGCCGAGGTCGCCGCCGAGGCCGCCACCACCTACAGCGCGACGCTGCGCGCCGCCCGCCCCCACTGGCGTCGCCTGCTCTGGTCAGTGCGCCCGGGCCCCCTCCGCTGGCCCCGCTAA
- a CDS encoding SDR family oxidoreductase — protein sequence MNLTGRVAVITGGAGGIGAALARRFAAEGAAALVLADLDGAAAEEVAAAVGPLARGVAVDVTDEEQVRVLVADTERRHGRIDVFCANAGVSTGGGVEVDDAGWERSWRVNVLAHVYAARAVLPAMLARGSGYLLHTCSAAGVLTAVGDAAYTATKHAAVGFAEWLSVTYRDQGIRVSALCPQGVDTPMLADGLAAGHLGARIIAASGAVLSPDDVAAAAVAGMAEERFLILPHPEVADYSRRRAEDPDGWQSGLRKLVRRLRATP from the coding sequence GTGAACCTCACCGGACGGGTAGCGGTGATCACCGGTGGAGCCGGGGGGATCGGTGCGGCGCTGGCCCGACGGTTCGCCGCCGAGGGCGCCGCCGCGCTGGTCCTGGCCGACCTGGACGGCGCCGCGGCCGAGGAAGTCGCCGCCGCCGTGGGCCCACTGGCCCGTGGGGTAGCCGTCGACGTCACCGACGAGGAACAGGTACGCGTCCTGGTCGCCGACACCGAACGCCGCCACGGCCGGATCGACGTGTTCTGCGCCAACGCCGGAGTGAGCACCGGCGGGGGAGTGGAGGTCGACGACGCCGGCTGGGAACGGTCCTGGCGGGTCAACGTGCTCGCCCACGTGTACGCCGCCCGGGCGGTGCTGCCGGCGATGCTCGCCCGAGGCAGCGGCTACCTGCTGCACACCTGCTCGGCGGCGGGGGTGCTGACCGCCGTCGGCGACGCCGCGTACACCGCCACCAAGCACGCCGCCGTGGGTTTCGCCGAGTGGCTGTCGGTGACCTACCGGGACCAGGGGATCCGGGTCAGCGCGCTGTGTCCGCAGGGGGTCGACACCCCGATGCTGGCCGACGGACTGGCCGCCGGACACCTCGGTGCCCGGATCATCGCGGCCTCCGGCGCGGTGCTCAGCCCGGACGACGTGGCCGCGGCGGCGGTCGCGGGGATGGCGGAGGAACGCTTCCTGATCCTGCCGCATCCCGAGGTGGCCGACTACTCCCGCCGTCGCGCCGAGGACCCCGACGGCTGGCAGTCCGGCCTCCGCAAACTCGTCCGCCGCCTCCGAGCCACCCCCTGA
- a CDS encoding LLM class F420-dependent oxidoreductase: MTVPLGGIPLADHAAVYAALADAGFTDVWSSEVNGADAFTPLALAAAWQPGLRLGTAITPAFTRGPGLLAMSAAALADVAPGRFALGIGASSPVVVSDWNAVEFTEPFRRTRDVLRFLRSALRGETVDGAFDTFAVRRFTLERPPAVPPPLLLAALRPGMLRLAAAEADGVILNWLAATDVPRAVAELGQRRPQFEVVARIFVCPTEDARYARTLGRRMITSYLTVPAYAEFHRWLSRQETLADMWAAWAAGDRRGALAAIPDEVVDALILHGSPEQCRAQVNRYVDAGVDVPVLALLPTPEVTGTDPAALATLVARLGRDAKESA; this comes from the coding sequence ATGACGGTGCCGTTGGGCGGGATCCCGCTCGCTGACCACGCCGCGGTGTACGCGGCCCTCGCCGACGCCGGCTTCACCGACGTGTGGTCCTCCGAGGTCAACGGGGCCGACGCGTTCACCCCACTGGCGTTGGCCGCCGCCTGGCAGCCCGGGCTGCGGCTGGGCACCGCGATCACCCCGGCGTTCACCCGTGGACCCGGCCTGCTGGCGATGAGCGCCGCCGCGCTCGCCGACGTCGCCCCGGGCCGGTTCGCCCTCGGCATCGGCGCGTCGTCGCCGGTGGTCGTCTCCGACTGGAACGCCGTGGAGTTCACCGAACCGTTCCGGCGCACCCGCGACGTGCTGCGATTCCTGCGCTCGGCGCTGCGGGGGGAGACCGTCGACGGCGCCTTCGACACCTTCGCCGTCCGCCGGTTCACCCTGGAACGGCCGCCGGCGGTCCCGCCACCGCTGCTGCTGGCGGCGTTGCGTCCGGGCATGCTGCGGCTGGCCGCCGCCGAGGCCGACGGAGTGATCCTCAACTGGCTCGCCGCCACCGACGTGCCCCGGGCAGTGGCCGAGCTGGGGCAGCGGCGTCCGCAGTTCGAGGTGGTCGCCCGGATCTTCGTCTGTCCCACCGAGGACGCCCGGTATGCCCGCACCCTCGGCCGGCGCATGATCACCAGCTATCTGACCGTGCCCGCGTACGCGGAGTTCCACCGCTGGCTCAGCCGCCAGGAGACGCTTGCCGACATGTGGGCGGCGTGGGCCGCCGGCGACCGGCGAGGCGCCCTGGCCGCGATCCCGGACGAGGTGGTCGACGCGCTGATCCTGCACGGCTCACCGGAGCAGTGCCGGGCACAGGTGAACCGGTACGTCGACGCCGGGGTGGACGTACCGGTGCTGGCCTTGCTGCCCACCCCGGAGGTCACCGGCACCGACCCGGCGGCGCTGGCCACACTTGTCGCCCGGCTCGGGCGCGATGCGAAGGAGTCGGCGTGA
- a CDS encoding DUF1028 domain-containing protein, translating into MTFSLVARSDDGRLHGVVVASRFLAAGALVPGATAEVGAIATQAHVNLAYRPQGLALLRTGVSAAGVVAGLVAADPERDHRQLGVVAAIGPGATWTGAHCRGWAGGQAGDGWAAQGNILTGPQVVDALRDAWLAGTDLPFPQRLLAALRAGEATGGDRRGRQSAGLLVVRRGGGYGGTGDFMIDLRVDDHPDPITELDRLLAVHTLLFSRPDPATLLDLTGALATEVAGLLTALGYPADPTEPEDALVAWAGLENLEERLAPGRIDPVVLAHLRAAAPHVPAPRSAA; encoded by the coding sequence GTGACCTTCTCCCTCGTGGCCCGCTCCGACGACGGCCGGCTGCACGGCGTCGTCGTGGCCAGCCGTTTCCTGGCCGCCGGGGCACTGGTGCCGGGTGCCACGGCCGAGGTCGGCGCGATCGCCACCCAGGCACACGTCAACCTGGCCTACCGCCCGCAGGGGCTGGCGCTGCTGCGTACCGGCGTGTCCGCCGCCGGCGTGGTCGCCGGGCTGGTCGCCGCCGACCCGGAACGCGATCACCGGCAGCTCGGTGTGGTCGCCGCCATCGGGCCGGGCGCCACCTGGACCGGTGCGCACTGCCGGGGCTGGGCCGGTGGACAGGCCGGCGACGGCTGGGCGGCGCAGGGGAACATCCTCACCGGCCCCCAGGTCGTCGACGCGCTCCGTGACGCCTGGCTGGCCGGGACCGACCTACCGTTCCCGCAGCGGCTGCTCGCGGCGCTGCGGGCGGGCGAGGCCACCGGCGGTGACCGGCGCGGGCGGCAGAGCGCCGGCCTGCTGGTGGTGCGCCGCGGCGGCGGGTACGGCGGCACCGGCGACTTCATGATCGACCTGCGGGTCGACGACCACCCGGATCCGATCACCGAACTCGACCGGTTGCTCGCGGTGCACACGCTGCTGTTCAGTCGACCCGATCCGGCCACCCTGCTGGACCTGACCGGGGCGCTGGCCACCGAGGTCGCCGGGCTGCTGACCGCGCTCGGGTATCCGGCCGACCCGACGGAGCCCGAGGACGCGCTTGTCGCCTGGGCCGGGCTGGAGAACCTGGAGGAGCGGCTGGCGCCCGGTCGGATCGACCCGGTGGTCCTGGCCCACCTGCGCGCCGCCGCCCCGCACGTACCGGCACCCCGTAGCGCCGCCTGA
- a CDS encoding maleylpyruvate isomerase N-terminal domain-containing protein, whose product MGVVRSAFHDECDRLGAVLRTLDRSDLDRPTRCTPWTVADLLAHVRTGAGRLADMLAVEVPGPAQVDAAGYFGATKFVPEVDAARIGSARSEATRHRSQELAAGPGAVLGTDFDAVWRATLAAVDGHPADRVVRSRHGDAMTVTEFLRTRVVEVGVHGLDLAEALDRQPWLTPTAARVIADLLTGGQALPAHLGWDRLTLIRKATGRETRSRTEQEALDVAGIRLLTFGG is encoded by the coding sequence ATGGGCGTCGTACGGTCGGCATTCCATGACGAGTGCGACCGGCTCGGCGCGGTGCTGCGTACCCTCGACCGGTCGGACCTCGACCGCCCGACCCGCTGCACCCCGTGGACGGTGGCCGACCTGCTGGCCCACGTACGCACCGGAGCCGGTCGGCTGGCCGACATGCTGGCCGTCGAGGTGCCCGGACCGGCCCAGGTCGACGCCGCCGGCTACTTCGGTGCGACGAAGTTCGTCCCGGAGGTGGACGCCGCCCGGATCGGTTCCGCGCGTTCCGAAGCGACCCGACACCGCAGCCAGGAACTGGCGGCCGGGCCCGGGGCGGTGCTCGGCACGGACTTCGACGCGGTCTGGCGGGCCACCCTCGCCGCAGTCGACGGCCACCCCGCCGACCGGGTGGTGCGCAGCCGGCACGGCGACGCGATGACGGTCACGGAGTTCCTGCGTACCCGGGTGGTGGAGGTCGGTGTGCACGGCCTCGACCTGGCCGAGGCGCTGGACCGGCAGCCGTGGCTGACCCCCACCGCCGCCCGGGTGATCGCCGATCTGCTCACCGGCGGGCAGGCCCTGCCGGCGCACCTCGGCTGGGACCGGCTGACCCTGATCCGCAAGGCCACCGGCCGCGAGACGCGCAGCCGGACCGAGCAGGAGGCCCTCGACGTAGCCGGCATCCGGCTGCTCACCTTCGGCGGTTGA
- a CDS encoding phosphatase PAP2 family protein: MRVRVTPRGGTAVWLVVLALIQTAAFIAVWQFALHMEIGQWIDTVALTGNRIGRDHIEEPVDRILNAMSVVSLLAVTVMIGFIALIRGRVALAVAATLLIAGANVTTQLLKYGLSRPDYGIDLERAYVGNSLPSGHTTVAGSVAVALVLVLPPKVRAVGAVIGAGYAATAGVATLSAGWHRPSDAVAAFLVVGVWAALAGLLLLITQREQAEVEPGDAHRLTAVLLGVGGLLAIAGCALALWWLVGLRSTPAAELSRRPLFVGYTGSAAGIAGSMAVVMALVLTAVHRLVPRYKG, translated from the coding sequence GTGCGGGTGCGCGTGACGCCCAGGGGTGGAACAGCGGTCTGGCTGGTCGTGCTGGCCCTCATTCAGACGGCGGCCTTCATCGCCGTCTGGCAGTTCGCCCTGCACATGGAGATCGGCCAGTGGATCGACACGGTGGCCCTCACCGGCAACCGGATCGGCCGCGACCACATCGAGGAGCCGGTCGACCGGATTCTCAACGCCATGTCCGTGGTGTCGCTGCTGGCGGTCACCGTGATGATCGGATTCATCGCGCTGATCCGCGGTCGGGTCGCCCTGGCCGTCGCGGCGACCCTGCTGATCGCGGGCGCCAACGTCACCACCCAACTGCTCAAGTACGGACTGAGCCGCCCCGACTACGGCATCGACCTGGAACGGGCGTACGTCGGCAACAGCCTGCCCAGCGGGCACACGACGGTCGCCGGCTCGGTGGCGGTGGCCCTGGTGCTCGTGCTTCCGCCGAAGGTGCGGGCCGTCGGGGCCGTGATCGGTGCCGGCTACGCCGCGACCGCCGGAGTGGCGACCCTGTCGGCGGGCTGGCACCGCCCCAGCGACGCGGTCGCCGCGTTCCTGGTGGTCGGCGTCTGGGCGGCGCTGGCCGGCCTGCTGCTGCTGATCACCCAGCGGGAACAGGCGGAGGTCGAGCCCGGTGACGCGCACCGGCTCACCGCCGTGCTGTTGGGCGTGGGCGGGCTGCTCGCGATCGCCGGCTGCGCGCTGGCCCTGTGGTGGCTGGTGGGACTGCGATCCACCCCGGCGGCGGAGCTGTCCCGCCGTCCGCTGTTCGTCGGCTACACGGGCAGCGCCGCCGGCATCGCCGGCTCCATGGCGGTGGTGATGGCGCTGGTGCTCACCGCCGTGCACCGTCTGGTCCCCCGCTACAAGGGCTGA
- a CDS encoding DUF3159 domain-containing protein, whose amino-acid sequence MTGTSERDAAVDGRPESLADLLGGRRGAVDATVPPVAFAVGWLVAGRSVLVGVVAALVAGALVAGWRLRRGDRPRSVLVGLLAVCVAALVAVRTGRAEDFFLVQVLANAASALAWAVSIIVRWPLLGVVVATALGQRGRWRRDPALLRAYGRASWVWTATYLLRLAVFVPLYLGGHVLALTVARVGLTWPLVAAALAASWAVLRRSLPAGHPGLRHPVTARTEPGARAPDDGASNAPGLEQ is encoded by the coding sequence GTGACCGGTACGTCGGAGCGGGACGCCGCCGTGGACGGGCGACCCGAGTCACTGGCCGATCTGCTCGGTGGGCGTCGAGGCGCCGTGGACGCCACCGTGCCGCCGGTCGCGTTCGCGGTGGGCTGGCTGGTGGCCGGCCGGTCGGTCCTGGTCGGGGTGGTGGCGGCGCTGGTCGCCGGCGCGCTGGTGGCCGGCTGGCGGTTGCGCCGCGGTGACCGGCCCCGGTCGGTGCTGGTCGGGCTGCTCGCGGTCTGCGTGGCCGCGCTGGTGGCGGTGCGCACCGGGCGGGCGGAGGACTTCTTCCTCGTGCAGGTGCTGGCGAACGCCGCCAGCGCGCTGGCGTGGGCGGTGAGCATCATCGTGCGCTGGCCGCTGCTGGGGGTGGTCGTCGCCACCGCGCTCGGGCAGCGCGGGCGCTGGCGCCGTGACCCGGCGCTGCTGCGGGCGTACGGGCGGGCCAGTTGGGTGTGGACGGCGACCTACCTGCTGCGTCTGGCGGTGTTCGTGCCGCTGTATCTCGGTGGTCACGTGCTCGCCCTGACCGTCGCCCGGGTAGGACTGACCTGGCCGCTGGTCGCGGCGGCCCTGGCGGCCAGTTGGGCTGTGCTGCGCCGGTCGCTGCCGGCCGGTCATCCGGGGCTGCGGCACCCGGTGACGGCGCGAACCGAGCCGGGCGCGAGGGCGCCCGACGACGGCGCGTCGAACGCGCCGGGGCTGGAACAATAA